Within the Photobacterium swingsii genome, the region AATGCGTACACCCCAATACAATACCGTCAACACGCTCAAGCCAAGGAGAAAGTATTTCTTGGATCTCGGCAACTGAAACGAGTTCACCTCGTAACTTTTGTTCTGCGATTTCAACCAATCGTGTTGAGCCTATCATCAGCACTTCGCAATCTTTTGCAAATTCAGCAATTAGCTCTTGGGTATAACGGCGTTTTACTGTTGCAGGCGTGGCCAATAGGCCAATAACCTTTTTTTGGCTTAAAGCAGCAGCAGGTTTTATTGCAGGAACGACTCCTACCACAGGGATATCTAATTGTGTTCTTAACGTAGGTAAGACAATAGTGCTCGCGGTATTACAGGCAATCACCACTAAATCAACACTGTGTTTTTGCACTAGCTGTGACACAATTTTCGATGTCCGAGCAATCAGTACCGACTCTTCCAGCTCACCATAAGGGAAAGCCGCATTATCGAAAGCGTAAACATAATGCTCATGCGGAAGTAGTGCACGGATCTCTTGATATACCGATAACCCACCGACTCCAGAATCAAAAATCAGAACACTTCTCACAACACATGATACCTAGGTGATAAAAACAGAGGCTATCATACTGCGATTTTTATCGTTCAGAAACCAACATTAGCCAATAGAATATTGATAGCGTTGATAATGAAATCTAGCTGTTCGGTCTATATAAGAAGGTACTATTTCAAGTTGACCTTTAAAGCAGGGAGCAGCCACGACTAATGTATGAAACTCACCATCTTCACCACAAGGATCAACACCACTAGGTAAAGCCGCAATAAACTCAGCACTATACCATTGACCACAATAGCGACTATCTAGTTGCTCCGTATCCACCGTAGTCACCAGTGTTTCGATGCCTCGGGTGAGTATTTCTTTCGCTAGATCTTGGCTACTTTCACCCATCAATGGAAAAATGCACTGCCAACCCGCGGGTTCAATATAGCTACGGCGGTAGTCTGCAATACCATTGCAGAACATATCCCCGAACGCGACAGCATCTATTTCTAGCTTCGATGTTTTTAAGCTATTAACTACCATCGACTGGTACACGTCATTCGGTGGAAATACACTTGGCAGAGCAACGGTAATCAAAGGCAAACCTATTAGACTTGCTTGTTGGCGAACAACATCTATCGGGGTAGCCTGAAAAGGCACTTCATCTTCTAGGTAGGTGGTAACCAACCCCACAACCCTGTATTGAGGATCGTCTAATAAGCGAAGTAGTGTCAGTGTCGAGTCTTTGCCCGAACTCCAACTGATAACAACATTAATGGGTTTCATGTTTTATCAACACTATGTGGTTATAAAATAGATATAAAGAAGGCCGCTATATCGCGGCCTTGAACAATAAATACCTTGTTAGAACTGATATGTCGTTGTCAGGTAGAAAGCGCGACGCTGAGTATTATACGTATTGGCTGTTTGATACTCTTTATCTAATAAATTAGCAACTTTTCCTCTAACGACCCAGCGAGTGTTGATAGCATAAGACGCTGAGACATCAACTAAGCTATACGGTTCGAGTTCAATCGTATTTTTTGAATCATCATAGCGCTTACCTTGATACATATAACTCAAGTCAGCTTGCCACTCATCATACGTATAACTCACTAACCACTTAGCCACTTCATTAGCCTTACGTGCGAGTTTTTTTGATTGAATATCCGTCGGTTTCCCAAAGCCAGCCACATTCACTTTATTATCGTGATCCAGTAAATCAAGCGATACCATGTGAGAAAAAGGGCCCGTATCAAAGTTTGCTGAAATCTCGATACCTTTAATATCGGCGCTAGAACTCTCTAGCTCTTTATCTTTTCCTTGGTAAGTTATGAGGTTATCAATTTTGTTGGAATAACCCACCACTCTAAAATCAGCAAAAGAGTAATATGCCTCAACCCCAGCCTCATAATTAAAAGACTCTTCAGGCTTAAGCTCTTTATTACCGTAACCCGGCCAATATAAATCATTAAAGGTTGGCGCTTGGAAACCTGTTCCAGCAGATGCAATTACACGAATATTATCCGTTACGCCATAGCCAGCCCCCAACTGCCAAGTTGTGTAGCTGCCAAAAGCCTCATTATCATCGTAGCGTACACTAGCTTCGAACTGCGCATCACCTAAATTAACAAACGACGATAAAAAGGCAGCACGATTATAACGACTAGTCCCATCGTATGACTCAAATTTACCCTTCGATGAATTCCACAAGTTTGAGTCCGCGACCGAATCATTTTGATAATCAATGCCACCTTGAATTAAGACGCTTTCAGTCAGTTGGTAAGAGTTCAACCAGTTAATGACATAGCGATCTGTCACAATCTTACTGCCAGGGAATTCTCCACCTTTATTATCACTGGAATCTTGGTTTTTAGAGATAGTAAGTGCTGACCCCAATTTATCACGGCTGTATTCCAGCTGGCCTGAGACATTGAATAGCTTTGACTCTTGCTCATCCGGTGATTTCTGACCATTTGAAATATAGTATTCATACTCATTCAAGCTAGTGTGATAAAAGCCTAAAACGCGGCCACGAAGAGTTGGCGTAAATTGACTACCTAACTCTAAAGACAGATCTTGACGACGGAAGCCATCATCATCTGGTTGATCTGGGTTAAACCCTTCACCAGAGACATCAAAACCTTCTGCTGACTCGCTATTCACACCAACTTTTAGCCAACTATTCTCACCCAGCTGACTAGCAACGGATGCTTGCCCTTGCAGATATTCATCACTTCCTATGCCGGCAGAAATAACGCCTTGATCGCCTTCAATATGACTGGTCGTCACAATATTGATCACACCACCAATAGCATCTGCACCATATACTGCAGCACGAGGGCCTCGCACTAACTCTACTTTTTCAACACCAACTAACGGAATTGCTGAAAAGTTTGCACTCCCTGTTGTCGCACTTCCTAAACGAACACCGTTATAAAGCACAACAACATGCTTAGAAGAACTACCACGAATGGATACCGAGCTTGATTGGCCAAGGCCACCATTGTTAGTAACTTGCACACCAGGCAACCACTTTAGAACATCAGTAAGTGTTTTTAATTGACGGCTTTCAATCTGTGCTTTTGTCACTACATCCGTTGATGCAATGACAGTAGAGAGAGGCTGTTCAAATCGGTTCGCGGTTACCACCATGACATCATCGGTTGATGTTTCGGTCGCAAAAGCCTGACTTTGAATAAATAGAGGGGCTAACGCCACTGCTAAGAGCGTTTTTTTCATTATGTTGGATACCTTAAGTCGCGTTTATTACTAAGCACATTGCTTCGAAGCACTGGTTGGTATTCGGACTTAAGAGCGAGGTTTACACCGCCTACGGCAACAACTTCCCATTTCATCTATTGCTGAGCTAAATAGACAAAACAGTGTTTGGAACAACGTCCGTGTGCTTTCGTTCTCTATTACCGCTGCGCGTCAGTTACGGATTTCCACCGTATTCCCTAGCCATCATGGCAAACCAGCGCATCGCGAATCCTAGTAAGCCCAACAATAATTGTCTAGCTTTGTTTATGTTTAGCAGCAAATAAGCGCCGGCTTTGACACTTTATCGGCCTCAAGACTGGACATCGCGCAGCAATACAATAAAATCTCCGCTCTTAATTTGAGCAGTTTGAGGCAAACAAATGGCATCCACCGCAATTAATCCCGCTGATTACCAACTTCAGTTGGATGAGAAAGCAGAGCGTATTCAAAATATCTTTGCAGATTTTGAAACGCCAGAGTTGGAGGTTTTTGCCTCACCTGCTGAACATTACCGCATGCGCGCTGAATTTCGTGTATGGCACGAAGGTGAAGACCTTTATTACGTTATGTTCAACCAAGCAACGCGTGAGAAATACCGTGTTGACCAATTCCCTGCTGCAAGTCGTCTGATTAACGACTTAATGCCACTGCTAGTTGATGCATTAAAACCTGTAAAAGCACTACGTCATAAGCTATTCCAAGTAGACTTCCTTTCGACACTCAGCGGTGAGATTCTGGTTTCATTGCTTTATCACCGTCAATTAGATGAAGAGTGGGAAGCTGAAGCGAAAGCGTTAAAACAGCGTTTAAATGATGAAGGCTTTAACCTGAACTTCATCGGCCGTGCACGTAAGCAAAAGATTGTCCTCGACCAAGAACATGTTATCGAAAAACTGAAAGTGCATGATCGTGTACTGACCTACAAGCAAGTTGAAAATAGCTTCACCCAACCTAACGGTGAAGTTGCACAAAAAATGCTGGAATGGGCAGTAGATTGCACCCAAGAGAGTAAAGGTGATCTGCTGGAACTTTACTGCGGTAACGGTAACTTCTCACTGGCCCTAGCACAAAACTTTGAGCGTGTACTCGCAACTGAACTCGCAAAGCCATCGGTCGACTCAGCGCAATTTAACATTGCTATCAATAACATCGACAACGTGCAAATCATTCGTATGTCTGCAGAAGACTTTACCGATGCAATGGAAGGCAAACGTGAATTCCGTCGCCTAAAAGCCCAGAATGTCGATTTACAGAGTTACAACTGCAACACTATCTTCGTTGATCCACCGCGTTCAGGTATGGATGAAGGCACATGTCGTATGGTGCAAGGCTACGAACGCATCATGTATATTTCATGTAACCCAGACACATTAAAAGAGAACTTGGCCATTCTAAGCGAAACGCACAACATCACGCGCTTTGCACTGTTTGACCAATTCCCTTACACCCACCACATGGAAGCAGGTGTACTGCTAGAGCGTAAGTAAGCTCAATGAAGTAAAGCAGGATAATAGATACAAAAAAGGCGCTCTCAGCGCCTTTTTTATTATCTTTTTGAGTAGATAGACGATTAAGCTGCCGCTTCGTCTTTCTTGCCCATCACACCGAGTTTCACCGCAACCCAGAACAACAAGCCAAGTGAAATCATCAGTGGTAAGAAGTTTGAACCCATCTCTGGCATTTGTGCGCGTAGGAAAGAGGAATAACCAAATGCACCCACTAGGAAACAAGCAAACGCAATAGCCGGCGTGCCTTCAGACATAGGTTTGGTTAAGTATTCTTGGTATAGGCAGTACACTGCCAAGGCAAAAGCGATCACAGGGAAAACGGAGAAGGCAACGGCACTTGACGTAAATACCGCCAACGTTGCATTGCCACATAAACCCGCTAACAAAGACAAAATCAATGTTTTACGTTCAGCTTTTACTTGTTCCTTGTTCATATTCTTCACCAGCAAAATAAGGTTAGAGTTTCTGCCTGAGCTCACGACGCTCACGCTCTTTGCGGTACCAATAGGCACCCTTTGCAATCATTCGTAATTGCATGATCAGCCGTTCGGCATGCTCAGCACGCGCATGACTGTCTAGATCCAGTGCTTCTGCACCAGAACTGAATACTAATGTGACGGAAGCCTCCGCTTGAGTATACGCTTCTTCGTGCGTCACCCCTGTTTTGGCCTCTAAATACTCAGCAAGTTCCGCTACAAAATGTTGAATTTCACGGGCAACGGCGGCGCGAAATGCCGTCGATGTTCCCGAACGTTCACGCAGCAGCAACCGAAATACGTTAGGGCTGCCTTCGATAAATTCCATGAACGTTTCAACAGAAGTGCGAATAACACTACCTTCCTCAGCAATACGCTGACGGGCCTGACGCATCAACTGACGCAGAATCAAGCCACCTTCATCAACCATGGTAAGGCCAAGCTCGTCCATGTCTTTAAAGTGACGATAAAAAGAGGTGGGAGCTATCCCCGCTTCGCGCGCAACTTCACGTAAACTTAAACTGGAAAAACTACGATCAGCGCAAAGCTGACTAAATGCAGCATCAATAAGCGAGCGACGGGTTTTTTCTTTTTGTTGAGCCCTAATACCCATGAATCTATTGGTTCTCTAATACTCTTTGCTGCAACTATACGCGGTTTTCACTACCAGTTCAGCGAGAATCCTGATCTTTCGATAAGGCTCTTATGAAATTAATCAGACCATAGTAAATCCTGACTCAAACTGAATCAAAGCGACAATTGTCACTTTTTACTACTGGCTCACAAACTAGCATATTTTCGCCGGAGAGGCTTGCAAGGTTAGTTTGCAATGCGCTGACAACGTGATCGCTACCGAGCTATGGCCATCAACTGATTTTCCACCAGCAAAATCAAGGTTAAACTGCTGCTACGGCAATGTTGCATGGATGATAATAAAGGCCAAGCCAATGACAAAGAAAAATCGACAAACCGCCCAGCACTTTGATGCCATCGTAATTGGTAGCGGACCTGGTGGCGAAGGGGCTGCGATGGGGCTGACCAAGGCAGGGCTCAATGTCGCCATTATAGAGCGCGAAGATAGCGTGGGTGGCGGCTGTACTCACTGGGGAACTATACCTTCAAAAGCACTTCGTCACGCCGTCAGTCGGATCATCGAATTCAATCAAAACCCACTGTACTGCAAAAATAACTCTAGCTTGCACAGCACATTCAGCCAGATCTTAGGCCATGCTCAAGATGTCGTGAATAAACAAACCCGTATGCGCCAAGGGTTTTACGATCGCAATCAATGCAGCATTATTTTTGGTGAAGCCAGCTTTATCGACTCCCATACCGTGCAGGTACGCAATAAAGATGGCAGCCACGATTTATACCACGCTGATACTTTCGTCATAGCGACAGGTTCCCGCCCTTATCAGCCCGTTGATGTCGATTTTACCCACTCACGGGTGTACGACAGCGACTCGATACTGCAACTCAAGCACGACCCTCGTCATATCATTATTTATGGCGCAGGCGTGATTGGCAGTGAGTATGCTTCCATTTTCCGTGGACTAGGTGTCAAAGTAGATTTAATTAATACTCGCGATCGCTTATTGGAATTTTTAGATAACGAGATTTCTGACTCACTTTCTTATCATCTCTGGAATAGCGGTGCGATGATCCGCAATGGCGAAACTTATGAACGGATTGAAGGCACTGAAGATGGCGTGATTTTACACCTTGAATCAGGCAAAAAGATGCGAGCTGATTGCCTACTTTATGCCAACGGGCGTACAGGGAATACCGATAGACTGAATCTTGATAAAGTGGGGTTAGCCCCCGATTCTCGCGGCCAACTCAAAGTTAATCAAAACTACCGTACCGATGTCGAACATGTTTATGCCGTCGGCGATGTGATTGGCTATCCAAGCCTAGCCAGCGCCGCTTATGATCAAGGCCGTTATGTCGCGCAAGCGATCAGTAAAGGAGAAGCCCAAGGCAGTTTAATCGATCATATCCCAACAGGGATCTACACCATCCCTGAAATCAGTTCAGTGGGTAAAACCGAGCAACAACTGACGGCAGAAAAAGTTCCTTATGAAGTAGGACGATCTCAATTTAAGCACCTCGCGCGTGCCCAAATAGCAGGGACAGAAGTGGGCAGCTTAAAGATTCTTTTCCACCGTGAAACCAAAGAGATCTTAGGGATCCACTGTTTTGGTGAGCGAGCAGCGGAGATCATTCATATCGGGCAAGCGATCATGGAGCAAAAAGGGGATGGTAATACCATCGATTATTTTGTGAATACCACGTTCAACTATCCAACCATGGCCGAAGCCTATCGTGTTGCGGCCCTAAATGGCCTCAATCGTCTGTTTTAGTTCCATAATTAATACCAATCCCGTAATAAACCTGCAGGAATGATTTACTCATTAATGGTGTTGGTATCAGACAAGCGAAAACAAAAACGGAGCCATAGGCTCCGTTTTGCTCAGGTAATGAATTCACCTTTTAAACTAATACCACTACTCCGCATTCATCATACGATCGTCGGGTGTCAGGATCTTGTCCCACGGTAAGTGCTCATCCCCTAGTGTAATAAAATTAGGGTTCTCTAGCGTATTACGCTCGTTATAAGACAGTGGCGTTAGGTGGGTATTTAAAATGCGTCCACCCGCCTCTTCAACAATACACTGGGTTGCTGCAGTATCCCATTCACCGGTAGGCCCTAAACGCAAATAGCAATCGACGGCCCCTTCGGCGACTAAACAGGCTTTCAATGCCGCTGAGCCTAATGGCACTAAATCGTAATTCAATGCTGGGTCTAATCGGTCGGTGATCGCTTGAATATTCTGGCGACGGCTAATCGCAACAGCAATCGACTGGGTTGATAGCTCATGCTTGTGAGTAGCAATACGAAAGGTTTCGCCATCGGGTGTAATTTTCCATGCGCCTTTGCCTTGGTAAGCATAATAAGTCACCCCTGATACTGGCGCATACACCACCCCCATCTTAGGCTGGTTATTTTCCACCAACGCTATGATAGTGGAAAAATCACCACTGCCAGCGATGAACTCTTGCGTACCGTCGAGTGGATCCACCAACCAATAGCGATCCCATTGACTGCGTTCTGATAACGGAATACTTGCGTCTTCTTCCGACAGTACTGGGATGTCAGGTGTTAGTTCCGACAGCTGCGCCATGATCAATTTATGCGCCGCCAAATCAGCACTTGTCACGGGAGTATTGTCTTGCTTGATTTGTTTCTCAAACTGACCGCGCTGATAAATATCAAGGATCACTTGCCCTGATGCACGTGCTATTTCTATTACTGATGGGATAAGGTTCGACAATTCCATCGCAAACTCCTTGTTAATTAGCCAGCTGCTTTAATGCTAAAAACAGTGCCGTAATACTACGCGCTTCAGCAAAATCAAGATGGCTAATTAACTCTTCACCTTGGCTTACAGGCCAACGCACTAACTCCAATGGTTCAGGTTCATCCCCTGCTAGCTGCTCTGGGTATAAACCTTGAGCCAAAAACAGGGTCATTTTGCTAGAAAAATACGATGGTGCTAATACCACTTCTTTCAATGGTGTCAGCTGGCTAGCACCAAAGCCAATTTCTTCTTTTAGCTCTCGATTTGCCGCATCAGCTGCGTTCTCACCCGGGTCGATAAGCCCTTTAGGAAAACCTAACTCATAACGATCAGTACCAGCGGCATATTCCCGTACTAACAAAAGATCGCCTTCTGCCGTCACAGGAACCACGAGCACAGCATGGCGCCCACTCGGCTTCATGCGTTCATAGGTGCGTTCGACCCCATTTGAGAAACGTAAATCAAGTGACTCAATTTTAAATAAACGAGATTGAGCAACAACCTCGGTCGAAAGAATTTGGGGTTTCTTATTATCAGCTGCCATGCTGTTGTCCTATTCGTTATGCTTATAAACGGCCGTTAAAATTCAAGTTATACCGCCCTTTACCATCAGGATCACCCAACCATTTCAGTTGTTGCCCTAATTGTGATGGAAATTCAGCCCCCGGCTTAAACCAACCCGATAACTTATAACTGTAATTCGGGGCCAATGATGCCTGCCAATCACTCGACACATCCGCTGACGATTGATTGGTTGTTGCCAAGACACTGCCATCATTACAGCTTAAATCCGCAATCACAGCACCAGGGTTGATCCCCCCAAGAGGAGAAGAAATATTGGCTGTTGACCACGCTAAAGAAGCATCGAGGGTTGAGCAAAAAGGCTGCGCATGAAGATAATCACGCACCGTTAATTCTAGCAAGCCATCCACTTTGATTGGCGCTGGTACACGGGCATACTTAATCACTTCCGTGGCCGGGATCGAGACTAAAAAATTATTAGCAAACGCACCTGACATGCCATAGCCAATAACACCTCGCCCATCAACTCGCATTTCACTGCCTTGACCAAAGCGTACCGTGAAGGCCACTTTGCCTGTAAGCAGTGCACTCGGGTTGAAACGCCACTGCACTTGGCCTAATTGATATTGCTGCCAGCGCACTTGCGTCGCTCGACCTTCCCAAGGCGTCCCCTGGATCCCTGACACATTCAGACCATGGATCATAGGGGCTTGTAACCATAGCCAGCTTGCTGGCACGTGGGCAATGACACTCCCCACCAGTACCGCACCAAATGATGTTCCAAGGAGTAGCTTATACTTCACACTTAACCTCGAC harbors:
- a CDS encoding TonB-dependent receptor domain-containing protein, with amino-acid sequence MKKTLLAVALAPLFIQSQAFATETSTDDVMVVTANRFEQPLSTVIASTDVVTKAQIESRQLKTLTDVLKWLPGVQVTNNGGLGQSSSVSIRGSSSKHVVVLYNGVRLGSATTGSANFSAIPLVGVEKVELVRGPRAAVYGADAIGGVINIVTTSHIEGDQGVISAGIGSDEYLQGQASVASQLGENSWLKVGVNSESAEGFDVSGEGFNPDQPDDDGFRRQDLSLELGSQFTPTLRGRVLGFYHTSLNEYEYYISNGQKSPDEQESKLFNVSGQLEYSRDKLGSALTISKNQDSSDNKGGEFPGSKIVTDRYVINWLNSYQLTESVLIQGGIDYQNDSVADSNLWNSSKGKFESYDGTSRYNRAAFLSSFVNLGDAQFEASVRYDDNEAFGSYTTWQLGAGYGVTDNIRVIASAGTGFQAPTFNDLYWPGYGNKELKPEESFNYEAGVEAYYSFADFRVVGYSNKIDNLITYQGKDKELESSSADIKGIEISANFDTGPFSHMVSLDLLDHDNKVNVAGFGKPTDIQSKKLARKANEVAKWLVSYTYDEWQADLSYMYQGKRYDDSKNTIELEPYSLVDVSASYAINTRWVVRGKVANLLDKEYQTANTYNTQRRAFYLTTTYQF
- the nudE gene encoding ADP compounds hydrolase NudE, translated to MAADNKKPQILSTEVVAQSRLFKIESLDLRFSNGVERTYERMKPSGRHAVLVVPVTAEGDLLLVREYAAGTDRYELGFPKGLIDPGENAADAANRELKEEIGFGASQLTPLKEVVLAPSYFSSKMTLFLAQGLYPEQLAGDEPEPLELVRWPVSQGEELISHLDFAEARSITALFLALKQLAN
- the fabR gene encoding HTH-type transcriptional repressor FabR, producing MGIRAQQKEKTRRSLIDAAFSQLCADRSFSSLSLREVAREAGIAPTSFYRHFKDMDELGLTMVDEGGLILRQLMRQARQRIAEEGSVIRTSVETFMEFIEGSPNVFRLLLRERSGTSTAFRAAVAREIQHFVAELAEYLEAKTGVTHEEAYTQAEASVTLVFSSGAEALDLDSHARAEHAERLIMQLRMIAKGAYWYRKERERRELRQKL
- the murI gene encoding glutamate racemase gives rise to the protein MRSVLIFDSGVGGLSVYQEIRALLPHEHYVYAFDNAAFPYGELEESVLIARTSKIVSQLVQKHSVDLVVIACNTASTIVLPTLRTQLDIPVVGVVPAIKPAAALSQKKVIGLLATPATVKRRYTQELIAEFAKDCEVLMIGSTRLVEIAEQKLRGELVSVAEIQEILSPWLERVDGIVLGCTHFPLIKNEIQQAFSTPVQIIDSGKAIANRVKALLGESDSKSKSVKANITYNSAASHHEAALNIFLIELGLSPIKNLNLPHF
- a CDS encoding type II secretion system protein N, which produces MKYKLLLGTSFGAVLVGSVIAHVPASWLWLQAPMIHGLNVSGIQGTPWEGRATQVRWQQYQLGQVQWRFNPSALLTGKVAFTVRFGQGSEMRVDGRGVIGYGMSGAFANNFLVSIPATEVIKYARVPAPIKVDGLLELTVRDYLHAQPFCSTLDASLAWSTANISSPLGGINPGAVIADLSCNDGSVLATTNQSSADVSSDWQASLAPNYSYKLSGWFKPGAEFPSQLGQQLKWLGDPDGKGRYNLNFNGRL
- the cysQ gene encoding 3'(2'),5'-bisphosphate nucleotidase CysQ, which gives rise to MELSNLIPSVIEIARASGQVILDIYQRGQFEKQIKQDNTPVTSADLAAHKLIMAQLSELTPDIPVLSEEDASIPLSERSQWDRYWLVDPLDGTQEFIAGSGDFSTIIALVENNQPKMGVVYAPVSGVTYYAYQGKGAWKITPDGETFRIATHKHELSTQSIAVAISRRQNIQAITDRLDPALNYDLVPLGSAALKACLVAEGAVDCYLRLGPTGEWDTAATQCIVEEAGGRILNTHLTPLSYNERNTLENPNFITLGDEHLPWDKILTPDDRMMNAE
- the trmA gene encoding tRNA (uridine(54)-C5)-methyltransferase TrmA, which codes for MASTAINPADYQLQLDEKAERIQNIFADFETPELEVFASPAEHYRMRAEFRVWHEGEDLYYVMFNQATREKYRVDQFPAASRLINDLMPLLVDALKPVKALRHKLFQVDFLSTLSGEILVSLLYHRQLDEEWEAEAKALKQRLNDEGFNLNFIGRARKQKIVLDQEHVIEKLKVHDRVLTYKQVENSFTQPNGEVAQKMLEWAVDCTQESKGDLLELYCGNGNFSLALAQNFERVLATELAKPSVDSAQFNIAINNIDNVQIIRMSAEDFTDAMEGKREFRRLKAQNVDLQSYNCNTIFVDPPRSGMDEGTCRMVQGYERIMYISCNPDTLKENLAILSETHNITRFALFDQFPYTHHMEAGVLLERK
- a CDS encoding YijD family membrane protein, translating into MNKEQVKAERKTLILSLLAGLCGNATLAVFTSSAVAFSVFPVIAFALAVYCLYQEYLTKPMSEGTPAIAFACFLVGAFGYSSFLRAQMPEMGSNFLPLMISLGLLFWVAVKLGVMGKKDEAAA
- the sthA gene encoding Si-specific NAD(P)(+) transhydrogenase translates to MTKKNRQTAQHFDAIVIGSGPGGEGAAMGLTKAGLNVAIIEREDSVGGGCTHWGTIPSKALRHAVSRIIEFNQNPLYCKNNSSLHSTFSQILGHAQDVVNKQTRMRQGFYDRNQCSIIFGEASFIDSHTVQVRNKDGSHDLYHADTFVIATGSRPYQPVDVDFTHSRVYDSDSILQLKHDPRHIIIYGAGVIGSEYASIFRGLGVKVDLINTRDRLLEFLDNEISDSLSYHLWNSGAMIRNGETYERIEGTEDGVILHLESGKKMRADCLLYANGRTGNTDRLNLDKVGLAPDSRGQLKVNQNYRTDVEHVYAVGDVIGYPSLASAAYDQGRYVAQAISKGEAQGSLIDHIPTGIYTIPEISSVGKTEQQLTAEKVPYEVGRSQFKHLARAQIAGTEVGSLKILFHRETKEILGIHCFGERAAEIIHIGQAIMEQKGDGNTIDYFVNTTFNYPTMAEAYRVAALNGLNRLF
- a CDS encoding Dph6-related ATP pyrophosphatase, yielding MKPINVVISWSSGKDSTLTLLRLLDDPQYRVVGLVTTYLEDEVPFQATPIDVVRQQASLIGLPLITVALPSVFPPNDVYQSMVVNSLKTSKLEIDAVAFGDMFCNGIADYRRSYIEPAGWQCIFPLMGESSQDLAKEILTRGIETLVTTVDTEQLDSRYCGQWYSAEFIAALPSGVDPCGEDGEFHTLVVAAPCFKGQLEIVPSYIDRTARFHYQRYQYSIG